A single region of the Anguilla rostrata isolate EN2019 chromosome 11, ASM1855537v3, whole genome shotgun sequence genome encodes:
- the ddx19a gene encoding ATP-dependent RNA helicase DDX19A isoform X2, with protein MATDSWALAVDEQEAAAESLGGLRIKEKEEKPKAEANGTAKPEEDGEKQTTDEDDKDDKAAQSLLNKLIRSNLVNTTNQVEVLQRDPNSPLYSVKSFEELRLKPQLLKGVYSMGFNRPSKIQENALPMMLAEPPQNLIAQSQSGTGKTAAFVLAMLSHVDPAHKWPQCLCVSPTYELALQTGKVIEQMGNFYPEVKLAYAIRGNKLERGMKIQEQIVIGTPGTVLDWCAKLKFIDPKKIKVFVLDEADVMIATQGHQDQSIRIQRMLPKECQMLLFSATFEDSVWRFAQRIVPDPNIIKLKREEETLDTIKQYYVLCNCKEEKFAALCNIYGAITIAQAMIFCHTRKTAGWLAGELSREGHQVALLSGEMMVEQRAAVIDRFRDGKEKVLVTTNVCARGIDVEQVSVVINFDLPVDKDGNPDNETYLHRIGRTGRFGKRGLAINMVDSKHSMNILNRIQDHFNKKIERLDTDDLDEIEKIAN; from the exons ATGGCTACTGATTCATGGGCCCTGGCTGTGGATGAACAAGAAGCTGCCGCCGAATCG CTTGGCGGTCTGCGcatcaaagaaaaagaagagaagccTAAAGCCGAAGCAAATG GAACTGCGAAGCCTGAAGAAGATGGTGAAAAGCAGACAACAGATGAAGATGACAAAG ATGACAAAGCAGCACAGTCGCTGTTGAATAAGCTGATACGCAGCAACCTCGTGAACACAACCAATCAGGTGGAGGTTCTGCAGAGGGACCCCAACTCTCCGCTGTACTCCGTCAAGTCTTTTGAGGAGCTGAGACT GAAGCCGCAGCTGCTCAAGGGGGTGTACTCCATGGGCTTCAACAGACCCTCCAAAATCCAGGAGAACGCCTTACCCATGATGCTCGCTGAGCC GCCGCAGAACCTGATCGCCCAATCACAGTCCGGCACAGGCAAAACGGCCGCCTTCGTGCTGGCCATGCTCAGCCACGTGGACCCCGCCCATAAGTGGCCTCAG TGCCTGTGCGTTTCCCCCACGTACGAGCTGGCCCTGCAGACCGGGAAAGTCATCGAGCAGATGGGCAATTTCTACCCCGAAGTCAAACTGGCCTACGCCATCCGCGGAAACAAAC TGGAGCGGGGGATGAAGATTCAGGAGCAGATCGTCATCGGCACCCCCGGCACCGTGCTGGATTGGTGCGCCAAACTCAAGTTCATCGACCCCAAAAAGATCAAGGTGTTTGTTCTGGACGAGGCCGACGTAATGATCGCCACCCAGGGTCACCAGGACCAGAGCATCCGCATCCAGAG GATGCTGCCCAAGGAGTGCCAGATGCTGCTCTTCTCGGCCACCTTTGAGGACTCTGTGTGGCGGTTCGCCCAGCGGATCGTGCCCGACCCCAACATCATCAAGCTGAAGCGCGAGGAGGAGACCCTGGACACCATCAAGCAGTACTACGTGCTCTGCAACTGCAAGGAGGAGAAGTTCGCCGCGCTGTGCAACATCTACGGAGCCATCACCATCGCCCAGGCCATGATCTTCTGCCAC ACTCGGAAGACTGCGGGCTGGCTGGCCGGGGAGCTGTCCAGAGAGGGCCACCAGGTGGCGCTGCTGAGCGGGGAGATGATGGTGGAGCAGAGAGCCGCAGTCATCGACCGCTTCCGAGACGGCAAGGAGAAAGTGCTGGTCACCACCAACGTGTGTGCAAGAG GCATCGACGTGGAGCAGGTGTCCGTGGTGATCAACTTCGACCTGCCCGTGGACAAGGACGGGAACCCCGACAACGAGACCTACCTTCACAGGATCGGCCGCACGGGCCGCTTCGGCAAGAGGGGCCTGGCCATCAACATGGTGGACAGCAAGCACAGCATGAACATTCTCAACCGGATCCAGGACCATTTTA
- the ddx19a gene encoding ATP-dependent RNA helicase DDX19A isoform X1, with the protein MATDSWALAVDEQEAAAESLGGLRIKEKEEKPKAEANGTAKPEEDGEKQTTDEDDKDDKAAQSLLNKLIRSNLVNTTNQVEVLQRDPNSPLYSVKSFEELRLKPQLLKGVYSMGFNRPSKIQENALPMMLAEPVCVPSGSRPQNLIAQSQSGTGKTAAFVLAMLSHVDPAHKWPQCLCVSPTYELALQTGKVIEQMGNFYPEVKLAYAIRGNKLERGMKIQEQIVIGTPGTVLDWCAKLKFIDPKKIKVFVLDEADVMIATQGHQDQSIRIQRMLPKECQMLLFSATFEDSVWRFAQRIVPDPNIIKLKREEETLDTIKQYYVLCNCKEEKFAALCNIYGAITIAQAMIFCHTRKTAGWLAGELSREGHQVALLSGEMMVEQRAAVIDRFRDGKEKVLVTTNVCARGIDVEQVSVVINFDLPVDKDGNPDNETYLHRIGRTGRFGKRGLAINMVDSKHSMNILNRIQDHFNKKIERLDTDDLDEIEKIAN; encoded by the exons ATGGCTACTGATTCATGGGCCCTGGCTGTGGATGAACAAGAAGCTGCCGCCGAATCG CTTGGCGGTCTGCGcatcaaagaaaaagaagagaagccTAAAGCCGAAGCAAATG GAACTGCGAAGCCTGAAGAAGATGGTGAAAAGCAGACAACAGATGAAGATGACAAAG ATGACAAAGCAGCACAGTCGCTGTTGAATAAGCTGATACGCAGCAACCTCGTGAACACAACCAATCAGGTGGAGGTTCTGCAGAGGGACCCCAACTCTCCGCTGTACTCCGTCAAGTCTTTTGAGGAGCTGAGACT GAAGCCGCAGCTGCTCAAGGGGGTGTACTCCATGGGCTTCAACAGACCCTCCAAAATCCAGGAGAACGCCTTACCCATGATGCTCGCTGAGCC CGTGTGCGTTCCCTCTGGTTCCAGGCCGCAGAACCTGATCGCCCAATCACAGTCCGGCACAGGCAAAACGGCCGCCTTCGTGCTGGCCATGCTCAGCCACGTGGACCCCGCCCATAAGTGGCCTCAG TGCCTGTGCGTTTCCCCCACGTACGAGCTGGCCCTGCAGACCGGGAAAGTCATCGAGCAGATGGGCAATTTCTACCCCGAAGTCAAACTGGCCTACGCCATCCGCGGAAACAAAC TGGAGCGGGGGATGAAGATTCAGGAGCAGATCGTCATCGGCACCCCCGGCACCGTGCTGGATTGGTGCGCCAAACTCAAGTTCATCGACCCCAAAAAGATCAAGGTGTTTGTTCTGGACGAGGCCGACGTAATGATCGCCACCCAGGGTCACCAGGACCAGAGCATCCGCATCCAGAG GATGCTGCCCAAGGAGTGCCAGATGCTGCTCTTCTCGGCCACCTTTGAGGACTCTGTGTGGCGGTTCGCCCAGCGGATCGTGCCCGACCCCAACATCATCAAGCTGAAGCGCGAGGAGGAGACCCTGGACACCATCAAGCAGTACTACGTGCTCTGCAACTGCAAGGAGGAGAAGTTCGCCGCGCTGTGCAACATCTACGGAGCCATCACCATCGCCCAGGCCATGATCTTCTGCCAC ACTCGGAAGACTGCGGGCTGGCTGGCCGGGGAGCTGTCCAGAGAGGGCCACCAGGTGGCGCTGCTGAGCGGGGAGATGATGGTGGAGCAGAGAGCCGCAGTCATCGACCGCTTCCGAGACGGCAAGGAGAAAGTGCTGGTCACCACCAACGTGTGTGCAAGAG GCATCGACGTGGAGCAGGTGTCCGTGGTGATCAACTTCGACCTGCCCGTGGACAAGGACGGGAACCCCGACAACGAGACCTACCTTCACAGGATCGGCCGCACGGGCCGCTTCGGCAAGAGGGGCCTGGCCATCAACATGGTGGACAGCAAGCACAGCATGAACATTCTCAACCGGATCCAGGACCATTTTA